Proteins encoded by one window of Ochrobactrum sp. BTU1:
- a CDS encoding bile acid:sodium symporter, whose protein sequence is MMRFDPFLILMIAAVVLATILPATGSASDIVSTLGSIGVALLFFGHGAALSHRAIVSGLKQWQLHLFIFATTFIIFPLIVQPLRLIPETILPPDLVLGFIYLGVLPSAISSSIAYTAIAKGNVPAAVCNSAGSNVFGLLLTPILMAIFMRSSGSIDLGHALGDVVFELLIPFGLGQACHRWLGPLLATRKHWLENYDQSVIVLIIYSAFSQSVTAGLWHVLPTSGLITAVALCLLVLTFVISFTMTGSRWLGFAREDEIAAVFCGSKKSLASGLPLAQVLFAGVPGFGMIVLPIMLYNQIQILVGAILARRYAMRISDSSKAMGMD, encoded by the coding sequence TTGATGCGTTTTGATCCGTTTTTGATTTTGATGATTGCTGCGGTTGTGCTGGCAACCATTTTACCAGCAACCGGGAGCGCATCCGACATCGTCAGTACATTAGGTTCTATCGGCGTTGCCCTGTTGTTTTTTGGCCATGGAGCCGCATTGTCTCATCGCGCAATCGTTTCAGGGCTGAAGCAATGGCAGCTTCATTTATTTATTTTTGCGACGACATTCATCATCTTCCCACTGATCGTGCAGCCTCTGCGCCTCATTCCCGAAACAATCCTGCCGCCCGACCTTGTCCTCGGGTTCATTTATCTGGGAGTTCTTCCTTCGGCGATCTCCAGCTCTATTGCCTATACCGCTATTGCAAAAGGCAACGTTCCGGCAGCAGTATGCAATTCGGCGGGTTCGAACGTCTTCGGACTTTTATTGACACCAATTTTGATGGCGATTTTTATGCGTTCGTCCGGATCGATTGATCTCGGACATGCATTAGGCGATGTAGTATTTGAACTTCTTATACCGTTTGGACTGGGGCAAGCCTGCCATCGCTGGCTGGGTCCACTCCTTGCAACGCGCAAACATTGGCTGGAAAACTACGATCAGTCGGTGATTGTGCTCATTATCTATTCTGCTTTTTCTCAGTCTGTCACCGCGGGTCTTTGGCATGTCCTGCCGACATCGGGCCTCATCACTGCTGTTGCGCTTTGCCTTCTTGTCCTCACTTTTGTGATTAGCTTCACCATGACGGGGTCGCGCTGGTTAGGTTTCGCTCGTGAAGATGAAATTGCGGCTGTGTTCTGCGGGTCAAAGAAAAGCCTTGCATCAGGACTTCCACTGGCCCAAGTCCTTTTTGCAGGCGTGCCAGGATTTGGCATGATCGTGTTGCCTATCATGCTCTATAATCAGATCCAGATCCTTGTTGGAGCGATCCTGGCCCGACGCTATGCAATGCGAATTTCCGACTCGTCCAAAGCTATGGGGATGGATTAA
- a CDS encoding gluconokinase, translated as MLTAGSPLVSDLTSPAPVIVMGVSGCGKSSVGRLLAVSLEAEFIEGDDLHSPHNVSKMQAGIPLTDDDRWPWLDAIGNRLAWNPNVVVSCSALRRVYRERLRVAAGRPLTFVCLQGPRQLLFERISARQNHYMPAALLDSQFNTLELPTDEDDAIIVDIERSAQNVADLALPLIVRRR; from the coding sequence ATGTTGACGGCGGGATCACCACTTGTCTCTGATTTAACGTCGCCGGCGCCGGTTATTGTGATGGGAGTTTCAGGCTGTGGCAAGTCATCCGTCGGACGACTTCTCGCGGTTAGCCTTGAGGCAGAATTTATTGAAGGCGATGATCTTCACTCGCCCCACAATGTCTCAAAAATGCAGGCTGGCATTCCACTCACTGACGATGATCGCTGGCCATGGCTTGATGCCATCGGCAACAGGCTCGCTTGGAACCCAAATGTGGTGGTGTCCTGTTCGGCACTGCGCAGAGTTTACAGAGAGCGGTTGCGGGTGGCGGCCGGGCGTCCGCTGACATTCGTTTGTCTGCAGGGGCCAAGGCAGCTGCTGTTTGAACGAATATCAGCGCGCCAGAACCATTACATGCCAGCCGCGTTGCTTGACAGTCAGTTCAACACACTTGAACTTCCGACAGACGAAGATGATGCGATCATCGTCGATATTGAGCGCTCGGCCCAGAATGTCGCTGATCTCGCGCTGCCGCTGATTGTCAGGCGGCGATGA
- a CDS encoding 2,4-dihydroxyhept-2-ene-1,7-dioic acid aldolase, which produces MSGDVLRSKLATGASVTMFNPHHVSTGLAARLIELGADSVFLDCEHGTWGFDDVRTTVQITRSVGGAAVVRPHSHERPIIIRYLNAGADGIMVPMVESAEQARLIVDAVRYALPSDHAKRLIVAMIETTSAIDNLEDILAVEGVDVFFIGPGDLSQDMGFPPAPPFGKPRPEEVMAKVAEAIDKIRNAGKIAGTLATLQEIPHWRAKGVQFFYIHSDPFLRNGIMEIKSTLASVGPDT; this is translated from the coding sequence ATGAGTGGTGACGTGTTACGCAGTAAACTGGCAACTGGTGCGAGCGTTACGATGTTCAATCCCCATCATGTTTCAACTGGACTGGCAGCTCGTCTGATTGAGCTCGGTGCCGATTCCGTGTTTCTTGATTGTGAGCACGGAACCTGGGGCTTTGATGATGTCCGCACGACGGTGCAGATTACACGATCTGTTGGCGGCGCTGCCGTCGTTCGTCCACACTCACATGAACGACCTATCATCATCCGCTATCTTAATGCAGGCGCAGATGGCATTATGGTTCCAATGGTTGAATCGGCGGAACAGGCGCGGTTAATCGTTGATGCTGTGCGTTATGCTTTACCTTCGGACCATGCGAAGCGACTGATCGTTGCGATGATAGAAACGACGTCGGCAATTGACAACCTAGAGGATATTCTTGCCGTTGAAGGTGTTGATGTCTTCTTCATTGGGCCTGGTGACCTCTCACAGGACATGGGGTTTCCTCCGGCTCCGCCATTTGGCAAGCCACGCCCTGAAGAGGTAATGGCAAAGGTCGCGGAAGCCATCGATAAAATCCGCAATGCGGGGAAGATTGCAGGTACACTGGCAACGCTTCAGGAAATCCCACACTGGCGGGCGAAAGGGGTGCAGTTCTTTTATATTCACTCCGATCCTTTCCTCCGCAATGGCATTATGGAAATTAAATCGACACTGGCATCTGTAGGACCCGATACATGA
- a CDS encoding SDR family oxidoreductase produces the protein MTFPLFDLGGRRALITGSSQGIGLAIAGGLAAHGAAVVLNGRDVAKLDAAAACLRAQGFSVETAAFDVTNASGVQQGVAAIEEDQGPIDILINNAGMQFRSPLEDFPVDRWDELLRTNISSAFYAGQAVARFMIKRGKGKIINIASVQSELARPGIAPYTATKGAIKNLTRGMCADWARYGLQINAIAPGYFKTPLNQALVDSEEFSSWLQNRTPAGRWGEVEELIGAAVFLSAQASSFVNGHTLYVDGGITTCL, from the coding sequence ATGACGTTTCCATTATTTGATCTTGGTGGCCGACGCGCACTCATCACTGGCTCCTCGCAAGGTATTGGTCTTGCAATCGCTGGCGGGCTGGCCGCGCACGGCGCCGCCGTTGTCCTTAATGGACGCGATGTCGCAAAACTTGACGCGGCGGCTGCCTGTTTGCGGGCGCAAGGCTTTTCTGTAGAGACGGCAGCGTTTGACGTGACGAATGCAAGTGGCGTGCAGCAAGGCGTTGCTGCAATTGAGGAAGATCAGGGTCCTATTGATATCCTGATTAACAATGCCGGTATGCAGTTTCGCTCGCCGCTTGAGGATTTTCCTGTTGATCGCTGGGATGAGTTGCTTAGGACAAATATCTCAAGCGCCTTTTATGCCGGACAAGCTGTTGCGCGCTTTATGATTAAGCGCGGCAAAGGCAAGATCATCAATATCGCGTCCGTTCAAAGTGAACTCGCACGGCCAGGGATCGCACCCTATACCGCAACAAAAGGCGCTATAAAGAACCTTACCCGAGGAATGTGTGCGGACTGGGCTCGCTATGGGTTGCAGATCAACGCTATTGCGCCGGGCTATTTCAAAACACCTCTCAATCAGGCGCTTGTGGACAGTGAGGAGTTTTCCTCATGGCTGCAAAACCGCACTCCTGCAGGACGCTGGGGTGAGGTGGAAGAACTGATCGGAGCAGCGGTGTTTCTGTCCGCGCAGGCATCGTCATTTGTAAATGGACACACTCTTTATGTTGACGGCGGGATCACCACTTGTCTCTGA
- a CDS encoding L-idonate 5-dehydrogenase, translating into MQAIVIHAAKDLRIEERVPETAGVGEVEVKIEAGGICGSDLHYYNHGGFGTVRLREPMVLGHEVAGTIVALGDGVSGLAIGDRVAVSPSRPCGDCDYCHKGMQNHCINMRFYGSAMPMPHIQGAFRQRLVARQAQCFKVADDISINEAALAEPFAVALHAAARAGSLLGKRVLVSGCGPIGALAIIAARAHGACEIVATDVMDAVLTKALAVGADKVLNIRKDPQALAAYAANKGYFDVQFEASGNEQAIRSGLEVLRPRSVLVQLGLGDEMSLPQNTIVAKEIELKGTFRFHGEFGLAVDLINTKRVDLKPLLSAVYPYEDAIKAFEIAGDRSQSMKVQLSF; encoded by the coding sequence ATGCAAGCTATTGTCATTCATGCCGCAAAAGATTTGCGTATTGAGGAACGCGTGCCTGAAACGGCAGGGGTTGGTGAAGTAGAAGTGAAGATTGAAGCCGGCGGCATTTGCGGCTCCGATCTGCACTATTATAACCATGGTGGCTTTGGTACGGTTCGCCTGCGTGAACCCATGGTGCTTGGTCACGAAGTCGCCGGAACGATTGTTGCTTTGGGCGATGGCGTATCCGGTCTTGCCATCGGTGACCGGGTTGCTGTTTCACCCAGTCGTCCCTGTGGTGATTGTGACTATTGTCACAAAGGTATGCAGAACCACTGCATCAATATGCGTTTTTATGGAAGCGCAATGCCCATGCCGCATATTCAGGGCGCATTTCGCCAGCGGCTTGTTGCCCGACAGGCGCAATGTTTCAAGGTCGCAGACGACATCTCCATCAATGAAGCAGCATTGGCTGAGCCATTTGCAGTGGCTTTGCATGCGGCTGCGCGCGCAGGCAGTCTGTTGGGCAAGCGTGTCCTGGTGAGTGGTTGTGGTCCGATCGGTGCGTTGGCCATCATTGCAGCGCGCGCACATGGTGCCTGTGAGATTGTGGCAACAGACGTAATGGATGCGGTACTAACAAAAGCTCTAGCGGTTGGTGCGGATAAAGTTCTCAATATCCGCAAAGATCCGCAGGCCCTTGCAGCTTATGCTGCAAATAAAGGCTATTTTGACGTGCAGTTTGAGGCCTCTGGCAATGAACAAGCTATCCGCAGTGGGCTTGAGGTGTTGAGGCCGCGTTCTGTTCTCGTTCAGCTTGGGCTCGGCGATGAAATGTCACTTCCGCAGAATACCATCGTTGCAAAAGAAATCGAATTGAAGGGCACATTCCGCTTCCATGGCGAGTTTGGTCTGGCCGTTGATCTCATCAACACGAAGCGCGTCGACCTCAAGCCGCTCTTATCAGCTGTTTATCCGTACGAGGATGCAATCAAAGCGTTCGAAATAGCTGGAGATCGTAGTCAGTCTATGAAAGTTCAGCTAAGTTTCTGA
- a CDS encoding amino acid ABC transporter permease, whose amino-acid sequence MLEIIQNNWLLLLIGSYPHGPIGGLAATLGMAISSILLALPLSILLALARLSPFAAVRLPAIAVIYFVRGVPLLMFIFWAYFLIPLVTGASVPGYVVMIVTLAFYESAYLAEIIRAGIQALPAGQYEAGRTLGLPYLKVMRVIILPQALFNMLPSMLNQLVSTVKETSLAYIIGTQELTFAADQINNVLLTKPFEVFGLLALTYFVLNFTLTSIAKFAENKINDKRSGARSTVESATV is encoded by the coding sequence ATGCTTGAAATCATTCAAAACAATTGGCTTTTGCTTCTCATTGGCTCCTATCCACATGGTCCTATTGGTGGGCTCGCTGCAACTTTGGGAATGGCAATAAGCAGCATATTGCTGGCACTGCCGTTAAGCATTCTGCTCGCTCTTGCCCGGCTTAGTCCTTTCGCAGCTGTTCGACTGCCGGCTATCGCTGTCATCTACTTCGTGCGCGGCGTGCCGCTACTGATGTTCATCTTCTGGGCTTATTTTCTTATTCCCCTTGTTACCGGTGCTTCCGTTCCTGGTTATGTCGTCATGATTGTCACGCTTGCCTTTTATGAAAGTGCATATCTTGCGGAGATTATACGCGCTGGAATTCAAGCACTTCCTGCTGGCCAGTACGAGGCAGGAAGAACTCTGGGGCTGCCGTATCTAAAAGTTATGCGGGTGATCATTCTTCCTCAGGCACTCTTCAACATGCTCCCGAGCATGCTCAATCAGTTGGTCTCGACGGTTAAGGAAACTTCACTGGCCTATATCATTGGAACGCAGGAATTAACTTTTGCTGCAGACCAGATCAACAATGTCCTGTTGACCAAGCCTTTTGAAGTATTTGGCCTGCTGGCACTGACCTACTTTGTTTTGAACTTCACGCTGACATCTATCGCGAAGTTTGCCGAGAATAAAATCAATGACAAGCGTTCTGGCGCCAGGTCGACAGTCGAAAGTGCAACGGTATGA
- a CDS encoding GntR family transcriptional regulator, translated as MTKDQVHLDNPAEWLRPLDNQPLSIQVAEKVRLAIQEGCWQEDQRLPNEKDMAQSLNVSRATLREAIGMLVFAGIVERRHGSGTFVRETQSCR; from the coding sequence ATGACAAAAGACCAGGTTCATCTTGATAACCCCGCCGAATGGTTGCGACCCCTGGATAATCAGCCACTTTCCATACAAGTCGCTGAGAAGGTGCGGCTCGCGATCCAGGAGGGATGCTGGCAAGAAGATCAACGCCTACCAAACGAAAAAGACATGGCGCAATCTCTTAACGTGTCGCGGGCCACTTTAAGAGAGGCGATCGGGATGTTGGTTTTCGCCGGCATTGTCGAGCGTCGACATGGCTCCGGAACGTTCGTGAGGGAAACACAAAGCTGCCGTTAA
- the gndA gene encoding NADP-dependent phosphogluconate dehydrogenase — MSQAEIGLIGLGVMGSNLALNIAEKGNRIAVFNRTVEATRKFYEEAGELQSQIIPCETIEEFIAAIRPPRPIIIMIKAGEAVDQQMEALSSHLSDGDIMIDAGNANFRDTMRRFESLKNSGLTFIGMGVSGGEEGARHGPSIMVGGTEDSYNRVQSVLKSIAAKYNGEPCVAWLGENGAGHFVKTIHNGIEYADMQMIAEVYGVLRDGLKMSAGEISEVFGSWNKRRLNSYLIQITEKVLAASDPVSGNPVVDVILDKAGQKGTGKWSVIEAQNMGVAATTIEAAVAARCISALKQERIAAEKILGMPPVPALSVEDRAIFIDDLENALLAAKIGAYAQGFATLAAASREFNWNLPMPTIAKIWREGCIIRSQFLNEIASAFEAAPDVANLIVTPAFATLINETDGALRRVVSTAVLAGLPVPALASALGYFDSYRRSRGTANVIQAQRDFFGAHGFERVDGKDIPHGPWGINS, encoded by the coding sequence ATGTCGCAAGCTGAAATAGGCCTGATTGGCCTCGGTGTTATGGGGTCGAATCTGGCGCTGAATATTGCCGAGAAGGGCAACCGCATCGCTGTATTTAATCGTACCGTCGAAGCGACCAGAAAATTTTATGAGGAAGCGGGCGAGCTACAGAGCCAGATCATTCCTTGCGAGACGATCGAAGAATTCATTGCTGCAATTCGTCCGCCACGCCCGATTATCATCATGATCAAAGCCGGCGAGGCCGTCGATCAGCAGATGGAGGCGCTCTCCAGCCACCTCTCTGATGGTGACATTATGATAGATGCAGGCAACGCGAATTTCCGCGATACCATGCGCCGTTTTGAAAGCCTCAAAAACAGTGGCCTGACCTTTATTGGTATGGGTGTTTCAGGTGGCGAAGAGGGGGCACGACACGGCCCTTCGATCATGGTTGGCGGCACCGAGGACTCTTACAATCGCGTTCAGTCAGTTCTCAAATCGATTGCCGCAAAATATAATGGTGAACCATGTGTTGCCTGGCTTGGTGAAAATGGTGCGGGCCATTTTGTGAAAACCATTCACAACGGCATTGAATACGCCGATATGCAGATGATCGCCGAAGTTTACGGAGTTCTGCGTGATGGACTTAAAATGTCGGCTGGCGAAATTAGTGAAGTGTTTGGGTCGTGGAACAAGCGACGCCTGAACTCTTATCTGATCCAAATTACCGAAAAGGTACTTGCCGCGAGCGATCCCGTCAGCGGAAATCCTGTTGTTGATGTTATTCTTGATAAAGCAGGCCAAAAAGGCACCGGGAAGTGGTCTGTAATTGAAGCGCAGAACATGGGCGTCGCTGCAACCACGATTGAAGCAGCTGTTGCCGCGCGTTGTATTTCCGCGCTAAAACAAGAGCGTATCGCAGCCGAGAAAATTCTCGGAATGCCGCCAGTCCCGGCATTGTCCGTCGAAGACAGAGCCATCTTTATTGATGATCTGGAAAATGCGCTCCTGGCCGCCAAAATTGGCGCTTATGCTCAGGGATTTGCAACACTTGCTGCCGCTTCACGGGAGTTCAACTGGAATCTACCAATGCCCACTATCGCGAAGATCTGGCGCGAGGGTTGTATTATTCGCTCCCAGTTCCTTAATGAGATTGCGAGTGCATTTGAAGCTGCGCCGGACGTTGCCAATCTTATTGTGACGCCAGCTTTTGCAACCTTGATCAATGAAACAGATGGCGCATTAAGGCGCGTTGTTTCGACCGCAGTACTGGCGGGTCTGCCAGTGCCTGCTCTCGCATCGGCACTGGGCTATTTTGACAGCTATCGCCGTTCACGCGGCACGGCCAATGTCATTCAGGCGCAGCGCGATTTCTTTGGCGCACACGGCTTTGAGCGGGTTGACGGCAAAGATATTCCTCACGGCCCTTGGGGCATCAATAGTTGA
- a CDS encoding aspartate transaminase, producing MIEFQPASRVNRIKPSPSSLASARARDLKAEGRDIVDLTVGEPDFDTPDNIKEAGIEAIRSGDTKYTPVNGTAALRKAIQAKFKRSSGLCYENDQICVGGGAKQIIFLALMASVERGSEVIIPTPYWVSYPDMVLANNGKPVIVECREENGFKLTAEALEQAITPNTRWLIINSPSNPSGSVYTREELTQLAAVLVRHPHVWVLADEIYNEVLFDSNAPDNVATVEASLKERLFIINGVSKTYAMTGWRIGYGVGNVKLVAAINKLQSQMSSCPSSISQAAAVEALDGDQSFITTAASVYRGRRDLAVGLLNAIPCIRCTSPNGAFYVFPNCTGVFGKVKPDGKQIETDLDFIIYLLESVGVAALHGSAYGMPGYFRLSIATSEEVIREGCTRIAAAIQALR from the coding sequence GTGATTGAGTTTCAACCTGCATCCCGGGTAAATCGTATCAAGCCATCTCCGAGTTCACTTGCTTCAGCGCGCGCACGGGATCTTAAGGCGGAGGGGCGCGATATTGTCGACCTCACCGTAGGGGAGCCGGATTTCGACACACCTGACAATATCAAGGAAGCGGGTATTGAAGCAATCAGGTCGGGCGATACGAAATACACTCCCGTTAACGGCACGGCGGCTCTGCGCAAAGCAATTCAAGCTAAATTTAAGCGTTCATCCGGCCTTTGCTACGAAAATGATCAGATATGTGTTGGGGGCGGCGCCAAGCAGATTATTTTTCTGGCGCTAATGGCAAGCGTTGAACGTGGAAGTGAAGTCATTATTCCTACCCCTTATTGGGTCTCCTATCCTGACATGGTGTTGGCTAACAATGGCAAACCAGTCATTGTGGAATGCCGTGAAGAAAATGGCTTCAAGCTCACCGCGGAAGCGCTCGAACAGGCCATTACCCCGAACACACGTTGGCTGATTATCAACTCGCCGTCCAACCCTTCCGGTTCCGTTTATACGCGCGAAGAACTCACTCAGCTTGCGGCCGTGCTTGTCCGGCATCCGCATGTATGGGTGCTCGCCGATGAAATCTACAATGAGGTCCTTTTTGACAGCAACGCACCGGACAACGTTGCAACTGTTGAAGCGAGCCTTAAAGAGCGCTTGTTTATCATCAACGGCGTCTCAAAGACCTATGCTATGACCGGTTGGCGCATCGGGTACGGTGTCGGAAACGTGAAGCTTGTTGCAGCGATAAATAAACTGCAATCACAAATGTCTTCCTGCCCGTCCTCGATCAGTCAGGCCGCTGCGGTGGAAGCACTTGATGGCGATCAATCTTTTATTACGACAGCTGCAAGCGTTTATCGTGGGCGGCGTGACCTTGCAGTCGGTCTTCTCAATGCAATTCCCTGCATTCGTTGCACGTCACCCAACGGCGCGTTCTATGTTTTTCCAAACTGCACCGGCGTTTTTGGCAAGGTAAAGCCAGATGGCAAGCAGATCGAAACTGATCTCGACTTCATCATCTACCTCCTCGAAAGCGTCGGTGTCGCTGCTCTTCACGGCAGTGCATATGGAATGCCGGGATACTTCCGGCTTTCAATTGCGACTTCGGAAGAGGTAATCCGGGAAGGCTGCACTCGTATCGCTGCTGCAATACAGGCACTGCGATAA
- a CDS encoding amino acid ABC transporter ATP-binding protein: protein MIKFSNVCKWYGEYKALDDINAGVSRGEVVVICGPSGSGKSTLIRTINRLEAIQSGEIQVDGVNVNARSTNIDELRTHIGFVFQQFNLFPHLSVLENLTLAPLELKKAKKAEAQSRATELLTRVGLAHKANAYPLQLSGGQQQRVAIARALVMRPPVMLFDEPTSSLDPEMVGEVLQVMKGLASEGMTMVCVTHEMGFAREVADRIWFMDEGRLIETATPSEFFANPKSERAKKFLSEIL, encoded by the coding sequence ATGATAAAATTTTCGAACGTCTGCAAATGGTACGGCGAGTATAAGGCACTCGATGACATCAACGCTGGTGTCAGCCGCGGGGAAGTTGTTGTTATCTGTGGACCATCCGGTTCTGGTAAATCAACTCTGATTAGGACGATAAACCGTCTTGAAGCGATCCAGTCAGGGGAAATTCAGGTTGATGGCGTGAATGTAAATGCGCGGTCTACCAATATTGATGAGCTGCGCACGCATATCGGCTTTGTCTTCCAGCAGTTCAATCTATTTCCTCATCTGAGCGTGCTGGAGAACCTCACTCTTGCACCTTTGGAACTGAAAAAGGCCAAAAAGGCAGAAGCTCAGTCGCGGGCGACGGAGCTGTTGACCCGTGTTGGCCTTGCGCATAAGGCAAACGCCTATCCCCTCCAACTTTCAGGCGGTCAGCAGCAACGTGTAGCAATTGCGCGGGCTCTGGTGATGCGGCCACCAGTCATGCTTTTTGACGAGCCGACAAGCTCACTTGATCCTGAAATGGTCGGTGAAGTCCTGCAGGTTATGAAGGGGCTCGCCAGTGAGGGCATGACGATGGTTTGCGTCACCCACGAAATGGGCTTTGCCCGCGAAGTCGCAGATCGCATTTGGTTTATGGACGAAGGCCGTCTTATCGAAACCGCAACGCCATCTGAGTTCTTCGCAAACCCAAAAAGTGAACGAGCTAAAAAGTTCCTTTCCGAAATTTTGTAG
- a CDS encoding 2-hydroxyacid dehydrogenase, translated as MSKPEILLMGAYPEWDLLALQACYHVHKVYEAQDRDAFIAQHAPEIRAIATRGELGASARLMQALPKLEIVACYGVGTDAIDLAYARGAGIRVTNTPDVLTADVADLGVALLLATARKLPQGDQFVREGKWARGNMEMVTRVSGKRVGVVGFGRIGAAVAKRLAAFDCDVAYFSRNQRDGVAYPFFKDLLEMAKWSEFLIVTLSGGDATRNMIDSAVLEALGKQGILVNVSRGSTVDEAALLKVLENKAIKGAGLDVFLNEPEIDERFFALDNVVVQPHHGSGTLETRQAMGKLVRDNLAAHFAGLDLLTSVV; from the coding sequence ATGTCAAAACCCGAAATTCTTCTGATGGGCGCTTATCCTGAATGGGATCTTTTAGCACTTCAAGCCTGTTATCATGTTCACAAGGTCTATGAAGCGCAGGATAGGGATGCTTTCATTGCACAGCATGCGCCGGAAATTCGCGCGATCGCGACCCGTGGTGAACTCGGCGCATCAGCCAGGCTGATGCAGGCACTCCCTAAGCTCGAAATTGTTGCCTGCTACGGCGTGGGTACTGATGCGATTGATTTGGCATATGCGCGAGGTGCCGGCATCCGTGTAACCAATACACCGGATGTTCTGACCGCTGATGTTGCCGATCTTGGCGTGGCATTGTTGCTCGCAACTGCACGCAAGTTACCGCAGGGAGATCAATTTGTCCGTGAGGGCAAATGGGCCAGAGGCAATATGGAAATGGTCACACGCGTCAGTGGGAAGCGTGTTGGTGTGGTCGGTTTTGGCCGGATCGGCGCAGCCGTTGCAAAACGACTGGCCGCATTTGATTGTGATGTTGCCTACTTCAGCAGAAATCAACGCGACGGTGTAGCCTATCCTTTTTTCAAAGATCTTCTGGAAATGGCAAAATGGTCGGAATTTTTGATTGTTACACTTTCAGGCGGTGATGCAACCCGAAACATGATCGACAGCGCTGTGCTAGAAGCGCTCGGTAAGCAGGGTATTCTGGTCAATGTTTCGCGCGGTTCAACTGTCGATGAAGCCGCACTTCTTAAAGTGCTGGAAAACAAAGCGATTAAGGGCGCTGGCCTTGATGTTTTCCTGAATGAACCAGAGATCGATGAGCGTTTTTTTGCTCTCGATAATGTTGTCGTTCAGCCGCATCACGGTTCAGGAACATTAGAGACGCGACAGGCGATGGGCAAACTTGTGCGCGACAATCTGGCTGCCCATTTCGCCGGGTTAGACCTACTTACTTCAGTTGTGTGA